Proteins from one Desulfonema limicola genomic window:
- the hflK gene encoding FtsH protease activity modulator HflK gives MSWDWEKLKEQQKKGDMPPQIDEFVKKINDFKLPGGAFLVVLIIAALLSTTMVYTVKPGEVGVIQRFGKYIRTTQPGLHFKLPAGIELVKKVNIKLVRTEEFGSVSIAARETRFSQESSATLMLTGDLNVGLVPWIVQYRIEDPYNYLFKVRDVQRFLRDMSEATMRLVIGDRSIDEVISKRDEIAVEARELLQKELDQAETGVHIATIEMKKTDVPEAVQPSLNEVNQATQEKEQMIYQAKEDYNKAIPAAKGEADRTIKAAEGYALDRVNRAKGDAARFTSVFNEYIKAQDVTKRRLYLEALKEILPKMEQKYIIDSEQKNILPLLNLGKQNGAGK, from the coding sequence ATGAGTTGGGATTGGGAAAAACTGAAAGAACAGCAGAAAAAAGGGGATATGCCTCCCCAGATAGATGAATTTGTTAAAAAGATTAATGATTTTAAACTGCCGGGCGGTGCCTTTCTGGTAGTGCTGATTATTGCAGCTTTATTAAGTACAACAATGGTTTATACTGTTAAACCCGGTGAAGTAGGTGTTATCCAGAGATTTGGTAAATACATTAGAACAACTCAGCCCGGCCTGCATTTTAAACTGCCGGCAGGGATTGAACTTGTTAAAAAAGTAAATATCAAGCTTGTAAGAACAGAGGAATTTGGTTCAGTTTCTATTGCAGCCAGAGAAACCCGGTTTTCTCAGGAATCAAGTGCCACATTAATGCTGACAGGGGATCTTAATGTAGGACTGGTTCCCTGGATTGTGCAGTACAGGATAGAAGACCCTTACAACTATCTTTTTAAGGTGCGTGATGTGCAGAGATTTCTCAGGGATATGTCTGAGGCAACCATGCGCCTTGTCATAGGTGACAGGAGTATTGACGAGGTTATCAGCAAAAGGGATGAAATAGCAGTTGAGGCCAGGGAGCTTTTGCAAAAAGAACTTGATCAGGCTGAAACAGGTGTTCATATTGCCACAATTGAAATGAAAAAAACTGATGTGCCTGAAGCTGTCCAGCCCTCTCTTAATGAGGTAAACCAGGCAACCCAGGAAAAAGAACAAATGATATATCAGGCCAAAGAGGATTACAATAAGGCCATACCAGCTGCCAAAGGAGAGGCAGACAGGACAATTAAAGCAGCAGAAGGTTATGCCCTTGACAGGGTAAACAGGGCAAAAGGTGATGCTGCACGATTTACATCAGTATTTAATGAATATATTAAAGCTCAAGATGTTACAAAGCGCCGTCTTTATCTTGAAGCTCTGAAAGAGATTTTACCTAAAATGGAGCAAAAATATATTATTGATTCTGAGCAGAAAAATATTCTTCCCTTACTTAATTTAGGAAAACAAAATGGTGCAGGAAAATGA
- the hflC gene encoding protease modulator HflC, with protein sequence MKIRGIITGLLILILFIVYTSAYVVDETEQVVITQFGRIVGEPKTTPGLKFKIPFIQEALRFPKNLLQWDGDPGQIPTKEKTYIWVDAFARWKIVDVVEFLQTIGGIDINDSIFKANVKLNDIIDPAVRNFITSNRLIETVRKTNRTLELKADEERNAYIDTEYNITIGREKITAGILRQAQPKLDKFGIELVDVKIKRVNYVDTVRNSVYNRMIAERKQIAEKFRSEGKGEAQKIRGEKERELKRITSEAYREAQEIKGKADAEATKLFAEAFGLDPEFYSFTKTLEIYSSALETNTSLFLSTDSEIFQYFKGYSDIQ encoded by the coding sequence ATGAAAATTAGAGGAATTATAACAGGTTTACTTATATTGATACTTTTTATTGTATATACTTCAGCTTATGTAGTGGATGAAACTGAACAGGTTGTTATTACCCAGTTTGGAAGAATTGTCGGAGAACCTAAAACAACACCAGGCTTGAAATTCAAGATACCCTTTATTCAGGAAGCCCTGCGTTTTCCTAAAAACCTGCTGCAATGGGACGGTGACCCAGGACAGATTCCTACAAAAGAAAAAACCTATATATGGGTGGACGCTTTTGCCAGATGGAAGATTGTTGATGTTGTTGAATTTCTCCAGACAATAGGCGGGATAGATATAAATGACAGTATATTTAAAGCAAATGTAAAGCTTAATGATATTATAGACCCGGCAGTGAGAAACTTTATAACCTCCAACCGGCTTATTGAAACAGTGCGAAAAACAAATAGAACTCTGGAGCTGAAAGCAGACGAAGAAAGAAATGCCTATATTGATACTGAATACAATATTACCATAGGAAGGGAAAAAATAACTGCAGGCATATTAAGACAGGCCCAGCCAAAACTTGATAAATTCGGCATAGAACTTGTTGATGTTAAAATTAAACGGGTTAATTATGTGGATACTGTAAGAAATTCAGTTTATAACCGCATGATAGCAGAACGAAAGCAGATTGCCGAAAAATTCAGGTCAGAAGGTAAAGGAGAAGCACAAAAAATAAGGGGTGAAAAGGAACGTGAATTAAAGCGTATAACATCAGAAGCGTACAGGGAAGCACAGGAAATCAAGGGAAAAGCTGATGCTGAAGCAACAAAGCTTTTTGCAGAGGCTTTCGGGTTAGACCCTGAATTTTATTCATTTACCAAAACCCTTGAAATTTACAGTTCTGCTCTTGAAACAAACACATCTTTGTTTCTTTCAACAGACTCAGAAATTTTTCAATATTTTAAGGGCTACTCTGATATCCAATAA
- a CDS encoding 30S ribosomal protein bS22: protein MGSVVKKRRKKMRKHKHRKLLARTRHQRRKK, encoded by the coding sequence TTGGGAAGCGTTGTTAAAAAACGAAGGAAAAAAATGAGAAAGCATAAACATCGTAAGCTTTTGGCCCGTACCCGGCATCAGCGCAGGAAAAAATAA
- a CDS encoding FmdB family zinc ribbon protein: MPIYEYECEQCGKIEEALQKISDAPLSTCRYCSGGLHKLISQNSFHLKGSGWYVTDYANKSKDNKESVNKKTDNTTKSCETKADMSCKSADKTS, encoded by the coding sequence ATGCCAATATATGAGTATGAATGTGAGCAGTGTGGAAAGATTGAGGAAGCTTTGCAAAAGATTTCAGATGCTCCGCTTTCAACATGCAGGTATTGCTCAGGCGGTCTTCATAAGCTCATTTCACAAAACTCTTTCCATCTTAAAGGATCGGGCTGGTATGTGACAGACTATGCCAATAAGTCAAAAGACAATAAAGAATCTGTTAATAAAAAAACAGATAATACAACAAAGTCATGTGAAACAAAAGCGGATATGTCATGTAAAAGTGCAGACAAAACTTCTTAA
- the groES gene encoding co-chaperone GroES, with translation MKLRPLQDRILVQRVEEESKTKGGIIIPDTAKEKPAEGRVVAVGNGKVGDDGNRIPLELKEGDRVLFGKYSGTEVKVEGEEYLIMREDDILGIID, from the coding sequence ATGAAACTCAGACCATTGCAGGATCGCATTTTAGTACAGCGCGTTGAAGAAGAATCTAAAACCAAAGGCGGCATTATCATCCCTGACACTGCAAAAGAAAAACCAGCAGAAGGCAGAGTTGTTGCAGTTGGAAACGGTAAAGTAGGCGATGACGGCAACAGAATTCCTTTGGAATTAAAAGAAGGAGACCGTGTTCTTTTTGGTAAATATTCAGGTACAGAGGTTAAGGTTGAAGGGGAAGAATACCTGATTATGCGCGAAGATGATATTCTTGGAATTATTGACTGA
- the groL gene encoding chaperonin GroEL (60 kDa chaperone family; promotes refolding of misfolded polypeptides especially under stressful conditions; forms two stacked rings of heptamers to form a barrel-shaped 14mer; ends can be capped by GroES; misfolded proteins enter the barrel where they are refolded when GroES binds): MAKQIKYDMKAREAMLNGVKTLADAVVVTLGPKGRNVVIDKSWGSPTVTKDGVTVAKEIELEDKFENMGAQMVKEVASKTSDMAGDGTTTATVLARSIYEEGQKLVAAGNNPMAIKRGIDKAVEIAVKELHAMSKPTKDQREIAQVGTISANNDETIGNIIAEAMNKVGKEGVITVEEAKSMETTLDVVEGMQFDRGYLSPYFVTDAEKMVASLDDPYILINEKKISSMKDLLPILEQVAKMGKPLMIIAEDVDGEALATLVVNKLRGTLHVAAVKAPGFGDRRKAMLEDIAILTGGQVVSEDIGIKLENMNLNDLGRAKRISIDKDNTTIVDGAGERTALEGRVKQIRAQIEETTSDYDREKLQERLAKLIGGVAVINVGAATETEMKEKKARVEDALNATRAAVEEGIVPGGGVALVRCLKALESVEVTDEQKLGVKVVMRAMEEPLRQIANNAGMEGSVVIDKVKSSEGAVGYNAATNVYEDLIEAGVIDPTKVTRFALQNAGSVASLMLTTEAMIADKPEPKQDSGMPGGGMGGMGGMGGMGGMM, encoded by the coding sequence ATGGCAAAACAGATTAAATATGATATGAAAGCCCGCGAAGCTATGCTCAACGGGGTAAAAACCCTTGCAGATGCAGTAGTTGTTACACTTGGACCCAAAGGAAGAAATGTTGTTATTGACAAATCCTGGGGTTCTCCTACTGTAACAAAAGACGGTGTTACTGTTGCAAAGGAAATTGAACTTGAAGATAAATTCGAGAACATGGGCGCACAGATGGTTAAAGAAGTTGCCAGCAAAACAAGTGATATGGCTGGTGACGGTACAACCACAGCAACAGTTCTTGCAAGATCTATTTATGAAGAAGGACAGAAACTTGTTGCAGCAGGCAATAATCCAATGGCAATCAAACGCGGCATAGACAAGGCTGTTGAGATTGCAGTTAAAGAACTTCATGCAATGAGCAAACCTACCAAAGATCAGCGTGAAATTGCACAGGTTGGTACAATCTCTGCCAATAATGATGAAACCATAGGAAACATCATTGCCGAGGCAATGAACAAGGTTGGAAAAGAAGGCGTTATTACTGTTGAAGAAGCCAAAAGCATGGAAACAACACTTGATGTTGTTGAAGGTATGCAGTTTGACCGCGGTTATCTTTCTCCTTATTTTGTAACAGATGCTGAAAAAATGGTTGCATCCCTTGACGATCCTTATATCCTGATTAACGAGAAAAAAATCAGCAGCATGAAAGACCTTCTGCCTATTCTTGAGCAGGTTGCAAAAATGGGCAAACCTCTTATGATAATTGCAGAAGATGTTGACGGTGAAGCCCTGGCAACACTGGTTGTCAATAAGCTGAGAGGTACTTTGCATGTAGCAGCAGTTAAAGCTCCTGGTTTTGGCGACAGAAGAAAAGCCATGCTGGAAGATATTGCCATTCTTACAGGAGGACAGGTTGTTTCCGAAGATATTGGAATCAAACTGGAAAACATGAACCTGAACGATCTTGGCAGGGCAAAACGTATTTCCATTGATAAAGATAATACCACAATTGTTGACGGAGCAGGTGAGCGCACTGCACTGGAAGGCCGTGTAAAACAGATCCGTGCCCAGATTGAAGAAACCACATCAGATTATGACCGTGAAAAACTTCAGGAACGTCTGGCAAAACTTATCGGCGGTGTTGCTGTAATTAATGTCGGTGCTGCTACTGAAACAGAGATGAAAGAGAAAAAAGCCCGTGTTGAAGATGCTCTTAACGCTACCCGTGCTGCTGTTGAAGAAGGTATTGTTCCTGGAGGCGGTGTTGCACTTGTACGCTGTCTGAAAGCTCTGGAAAGTGTTGAAGTAACTGACGAACAGAAACTGGGTGTCAAGGTTGTAATGCGTGCAATGGAAGAACCCCTGCGCCAGATTGCCAATAATGCAGGTATGGAAGGTTCTGTTGTTATTGACAAGGTTAAAAGCAGCGAAGGTGCCGTAGGCTACAATGCAGCAACCAACGTATATGAAGACCTTATTGAAGCTGGTGTTATTGATCCTACCAAAGTTACACGTTTTGCACTTCAGAATGCAGGCAGTGTTGCTTCCCTTATGCTGACTACTGAAGCCATGATTGCTGACAAACCTGAACCAAAACAGGATTCAGGAATGCCTGGCGGCGGTATGGGCGGCATGGGCGGTATGGGCGGCATGGGCGGCATGATGTAA
- a CDS encoding LysM peptidoglycan-binding domain-containing protein has product MSILKNCYKIIGRAFFFLAILLFSCSLYAQETQETQKTRDITEDEQGAYYTVKKGDTLWDISKKFLNSPWYWPELWEVNSSLPIPNPHLIYPGQRIRLFRRDMAGGLPKSPGQISESLPQSQASLQPLPDTEFESPGTDVPLGGVSSLEDDIKGKYYNYSLINQASFLLQEPYPAKGAIFKVQDNKEMISDGDLVFLRAMNNHTFLKNQKYTVYRMSNLIKNEETGIITGYQHRMLGVIEITRIEPEFLMAVVTSTYHPFQIGDLLMPFENRSPKVVLSESVKGMMGTIIGSEDNETMLGEHSVGFIDKGQLDGILPGQQYKVFFQETAKPDPAGNQSILLPPADVATLLVLFTTPVSSTFLITYSSRSINIGAKFHGPM; this is encoded by the coding sequence ATGAGCATCTTAAAAAATTGTTACAAAATTATCGGCAGGGCATTTTTTTTTCTGGCTATCCTTCTGTTTTCTTGCAGTCTTTATGCTCAAGAGACTCAAGAGACTCAAAAAACCAGGGATATTACAGAAGACGAACAGGGAGCATATTATACTGTTAAAAAAGGCGATACCCTGTGGGATATTTCAAAAAAGTTTCTTAATTCCCCCTGGTATTGGCCTGAATTATGGGAAGTGAACAGCAGTTTACCAATACCAAATCCCCATTTAATCTATCCTGGACAGCGTATCCGTCTTTTCAGGCGGGACATGGCTGGCGGTCTGCCAAAATCTCCGGGGCAAATCTCTGAATCACTGCCTCAATCCCAGGCTTCTTTGCAGCCTCTGCCTGATACAGAATTTGAATCACCAGGTACTGATGTCCCTCTTGGCGGAGTATCTTCCCTTGAAGATGATATTAAAGGAAAATATTATAATTATTCTCTTATTAACCAGGCAAGTTTTCTCCTGCAAGAACCTTATCCAGCAAAAGGTGCTATATTTAAAGTGCAGGATAACAAGGAAATGATAAGCGATGGTGATCTTGTTTTTTTAAGGGCTATGAATAATCATACTTTTTTAAAAAACCAGAAATATACAGTTTATCGAATGTCAAATCTTATTAAAAATGAAGAAACAGGAATTATTACAGGGTATCAGCATCGTATGCTTGGTGTTATTGAAATAACCCGCATTGAGCCTGAATTTTTAATGGCAGTAGTAACAAGCACTTATCATCCTTTTCAAATTGGAGACCTTTTAATGCCTTTTGAAAATCGTTCGCCAAAGGTTGTTCTGAGTGAAAGTGTTAAAGGTATGATGGGAACCATTATAGGTTCTGAAGATAATGAAACCATGCTTGGAGAACATTCTGTCGGCTTTATTGATAAAGGACAATTAGACGGGATATTGCCGGGACAGCAGTATAAAGTTTTTTTCCAGGAAACTGCAAAACCTGATCCGGCAGGGAATCAAAGTATTCTGCTGCCCCCGGCTGATGTTGCCACTTTGCTTGTTTTGTTCACCACACCGGTTTCTTCAACTTTTTTGATAACATATTCATCAAGGAGCATTAATATAGGTGCTAAATTTCACGGGCCTATGTAA
- a CDS encoding PKD domain-containing protein encodes MKGQFYTAALILFLTGTLFLSQAFGAEEELIEYFNPPGASKDIFDQDEFVKTFTFSGSAGKLVKKIQFGALLSAYYKKNDNETVVAFSASFRTTVTINGQLIIWSGIPFYPQPSSEPNPDIHVSTEKTVSDKIIISDGDIITIKIGMGDGGGILYNDNEDEPRKNYLKLILDDPPVNCDVSAAFALDNDPEKNIVLIGEEVTFTNTSTGTGLETAEWEWSFDINSPESLPEELKSLKEPKFTFTKAGTYTLQLAAAGKEGDAVCTTNAPSITFEVKCGVQADFTPSAYTIVKGESIQFINNSDVSGATAPEWEWSFDSRFTDKVFPENENDKENPTVYFDTKGSYIVILKATIPPDLCTTTNSRAVAVVDTNLSHAILGLKVLAGFGDTLSSTDKQLTDLVKDEKITLEDIISILRKIAGQ; translated from the coding sequence ATGAAAGGACAATTTTATACTGCTGCCTTGATATTATTTTTAACCGGAACCTTATTTCTTTCCCAGGCTTTTGGTGCTGAAGAAGAATTGATAGAATATTTTAACCCGCCTGGAGCTTCAAAAGATATCTTTGATCAAGATGAATTTGTCAAAACATTTACTTTTTCAGGTTCTGCTGGTAAACTGGTTAAAAAGATACAATTTGGAGCATTGCTCTCTGCTTATTATAAAAAAAATGATAATGAAACTGTCGTCGCATTCAGTGCAAGTTTTAGAACGACAGTTACTATCAATGGTCAATTGATTATATGGTCGGGGATACCTTTTTATCCTCAGCCATCATCTGAACCAAATCCTGATATTCATGTATCCACTGAAAAAACTGTATCTGATAAGATTATTATATCAGATGGTGATATTATAACCATAAAAATCGGCATGGGGGATGGAGGAGGAATCCTTTATAATGATAACGAGGATGAACCAAGAAAGAACTATTTAAAACTCATTCTTGATGATCCCCCTGTAAACTGTGATGTATCAGCAGCCTTTGCTTTGGATAATGACCCTGAAAAAAACATAGTTTTAATTGGAGAAGAGGTTACTTTTACAAATACTTCAACGGGAACTGGTTTGGAAACTGCAGAATGGGAATGGTCTTTTGACATCAACTCACCTGAAAGCCTGCCTGAAGAACTTAAAAGCCTGAAAGAACCAAAATTTACATTTACTAAAGCCGGCACTTATACACTTCAACTTGCTGCAGCAGGAAAAGAAGGCGATGCAGTCTGTACAACAAATGCTCCATCAATAACATTTGAAGTAAAATGCGGTGTTCAGGCAGATTTTACACCTTCTGCATACACTATTGTCAAAGGAGAAAGTATTCAGTTTATCAACAATTCAGATGTAAGTGGTGCAACAGCTCCAGAATGGGAATGGTCTTTTGACAGCAGATTCACTGATAAAGTTTTTCCTGAAAATGAAAATGATAAAGAAAATCCAACAGTTTATTTTGATACTAAAGGATCTTATATAGTTATACTGAAAGCAACAATACCGCCGGATTTATGTACAACTACAAATAGTCGGGCTGTTGCTGTAGTTGACACAAACCTCAGTCATGCCATTTTAGGACTCAAGGTTTTGGCAGGTTTTGGTGATACATTGAGCAGTACAGATAAACAATTAACAGACCTGGTAAAAGATGAAAAGATCACCCTTGAAGATATTATAAGTATCCTGAGAAAAATAGCAGGGCAGTAA